The proteins below are encoded in one region of Pleuronectes platessa chromosome 14, fPlePla1.1, whole genome shotgun sequence:
- the trpm2 gene encoding transient receptor potential cation channel subfamily M member 2: protein MLLLSFVRVRGASEDSTKAMLQKSENKVQPEGLIKQLQQSKHGVNQEVSGFKRRCAFGSWIRENICKTECRLFEKGVSREDVCKCGYSKNDHVEEAIKPEDFTGESWDKHRHVHEVPTDAYGDISFGGSGRKTGKYVRVSADTSPEDLYHLLTEQWKLSPPNLLISVTGGAKNFYLKARLKNMFHRGLIKVAQTTGAWIITGGTHAGVMKHVGQAVRDHALSSSSTHGQIVAIGVATWGVIHNRDALVNSEGCYPAHYLMDINGQGRLSCLDNNHTHFLLVDDGTNGRYGVEIELRSRLERCISGKHLGNKVSGVTIPVVCLVLDGGPGTLNTIYNAMINGTPCVVLEGSGRIADLIAQVAGLPMKRVTIALVCQLMKKFFGQEDETLVITWTKMIQDIIRLPHLLTVFRVSEDSHGDMDVAILQALLKASRTSESHCWRRQLELAIAWNRVDIAETEIFTEESQWKSSDLHWAMLSALIGNKPEFVSLLLENGVSLRDFLQDEETLCELYKQLPGCFFLRRLAKRVQSSSRTRGQKFNIRRRTRRRQPETISMTHVCSEVRRLLGSFTKPLYPPPTNRAYHFNMAIEETSTSLSKHQWDSGGPLSEDKVEAQRDPGTHLFLWAVVQSNKELAEISWEQCRDGICAALAASKILKSMAEEICDADEAEAMEELADHYEKHAIGVFSICHNSDEERAQKLLVRSSPFWGKTTCLRLALEANDKSFVAQSGVQALLTQIWCGELSVDNPVWRVMVCMVFFPLIYTGFLVFRPDEVIHRENEKKEEIKTIETVTGSTIRTNSRAFDPSQQHLKPLSSWSRLVCLFSSPQVKFYWNIVSYFAFLFLFAVVLMIDFQATPSVGELLLYIWLMSLVFEEIRQLFHDPDGFGFRKKAKMYIHDLWNILDVLSALLFIIGLAFRLTSELFYAGKILLCIDFVVFCLRLMAIFTISRTLGPKIIIVRRMMTDLFFFMFLLSIWVVAYGVAKQGILIHNDNRLDWIVRGAVYEPYLIIFGDFPSNIDNTAFDIDSCTMNGTDPLKPKCPVLNENQTPAFPEWLTIIMLCIYLLFANILLLNLLIAIFNFTFQQVQDNTDRIWKFQRYELIKEYHSRPAAPPPFIILGHLYLFIRHVVLCKPPVRSKEFNNKLSEIEDEDLLSWEALMKDRYLISTKQEQSQSMERRILDTAQKVTTIADRLEREEEPSSAAMVKRLARLEEQVALSTRALQWIMDNLKSLNPATKEAQSLTSPTTDETPDTLINVSEKEDGFHVNARRFHYPNSKIRRFPVPEEKVPWEVSFSSYNPTHYASEDSGDHVDGLKSEAKDNYRNPGGRTGLRGRGALSQLGPNLNLDLIVTRWRDSERSALEYLAVWDESQRNLAFPGGPVQPDGLLPVTLKKTMGKTLFEKLNAKVSEGTKVSEGYVDDCRNTDDAWVETTVLNIHLDRNSHVMLVSGHGFPQWQEVSSKTRLGSHQRDSLRQVAGLHKIKF, encoded by the exons CAATGCTGCAGAAATCTGAGAACAAGGTCCAACCAGAGGGATTGatcaagcagctgcagcagagcaaACATGGAGTAAATCAGGAGGTTTCTGGATTTAAAAGG CGCTGTGCGTTCGGCTCCTGGATCAGGGAGAACATCTGCAAGACGGAATGTCGCCTCTTTGAAAAAGGTGTCAG CAGAGAGGACGTATGTAAGTGTGGTTACTCAAAAAACGATCATGTGGAAGAAGCCATCAAGCCGGAGGACTTCACTGGGGAGTCGtgggacaaacacagacacgttCATGAAGTCCCCACCGATGCCTACGGAGACATCAGCTTCGGTGGTTCGGGCCGAAAGACAGGAAAG TATGTGCGAGTGTCCGCAGACACCAGCCCTGAAGACCTGTACCACTTACTGACAGAGCAGTGGAAGCTTTCTCCTCCCAACCTGCTGATCTCAGTGACCGGAGGAGCCAAGAACTTCTACCTGAAGGCTCGTCTCAAGAACATGTTCCACCGAGGTCTGATCAAAGTGGCCCAGACGACAG GTGCCTGGATCATCACCGGTGGCACCCATGCAGGTGTGATGAAGCACGTGGGGCAGGCTGTGAGGGACCACGCCctgagcagctcctccacacacgGTCAGATCGTGGCTATCGGAGTCGCGACCTGGGGAGTGATTCACAACAGAGACGCCTTGGTGAATTCAGAG GGTTGTTACCCAGCCCATTATTTGATGGACATCAATGGCCAGGGCCGGCTGTCCTGCCTCGATAACAACCACACCCACTTCCTGCTGGTGGATGACGGGACCAACGGACGCTACGGTGTGGAGATCGAGCTGCGCAGTCGTCTGGAGAGGTGCATCTCCGGGAAGCATCTCGGAAATAAAG TGAGCGGTGTGACCATCCCTGTGGTGTGTCTGGTTTTGGATGGAGGACCAGGCACTCTGAAT ACCATCTATAATGCCATGATAAATGGAACACCTTGTGTGGTCCTGGAGGGCTCGGGGAGAATAGCAGATTTGATCGCCCAAGTCGCAGGACTGCCGATGAAGCGGGTTACTATTGCCCTTGTCTGCCAGTTGATGAAGAAGTTCTTTGGCCAAGAGGATGAAACACTGGTCATAACATGGACCAAAATG ATTCAGGACATCATCCGGTTGCCTCACCTGCTGACCGTGTTCAGAGTAAGCGAGGACAGCCACGGAGATATGGATGTTGCTATTCTTCAAGCACTACTCAAAG CTTCAAGGACCAGTGAGTCACACTGCTGGAGGAGGCAGCTGGAGCTGGCTATTGCCTGGAACCGAGTGGACATAGCTGAGACTGAGATTTTCACTGAAGAGAGCCAGTGGAAG TCCAGTGACCTCCACTGGGCCATGCTCTCCGCCCTCATTGGCAACAAGCCTGAGTTTGTGAGTCTGCTGCTGGAGAACGGCGTGAGTCTGAGGGACTTCCTGCAGGACGAGGAGACGCTGTGCGAGCTCTACAAGCAGCTTCCCGGCTGCTTCTTTCTCCGCCGGCTGGCCAAGCGAGTTCAAAGCTCGAGCAGGACCAGGGGACAAAAGTTCAACATCAGGCGTCGAACTCGCCGCAGGCAACCTGAAACCATCTCCATGACTCACGTGTGCAGTGAGGTGCGTCGCCTGCTGGGCAGTTTCACCAAGCCCCTCTACCCTCCTCCCACCAACAGGGCATACCACTTCAACATGGCTATTGAGGAAACGTCCACATCT CTGTCTAAACATCAGTGGGATTCCGGAGGTCCACTCAGCGAGGACAAGGTGGAAGCACAGAGGGACCCAGGCACACACCTTTTCCTCTGGGCTGTCGTCCAGAGCAATAAGGAGCTGGCGGAAATTTCCTGGGAGCAg tGCAGAGACGGCATTTGTGCTGCTCTGGCCGCCAGCAAGATCCTGAAGAGCATGGCCGAGGAAATTTGTGATGCGGACGAGGCAGAGGCCATGGAAGAGCTCGCCGATCACTATGAGAAACACGCCATCG gtgtgtTTAGCATTTGCCACAACAGCGATGAGGAGCGGGCTCAGAAGCTGTTGGTCCGTTCATCACCGTTTTGGGGAAAGACGACGTGTCTGAGGCTGGCACTGGAGGCTAATGATAAAAGCTTTGTAGCTCAATCAGGAGTCCAG GCTCTTCTCACTCAGATCTGGTGTGGTGAGCTTTCAGTGGACAACCCTGTGTGGAGGGTGATGGTCTGCATGGTCTTCTTCCCCCTGATCTACACTGGCTTTCTGGTTTTCAG ACCAGATGAAGTCATCCACAGAGAAAacgagaagaaagaggagatcaAGACAATCGAGACTGTGACAGGAAGTACAATAAGAACTAACTCTCGTGCCTT TGACCCCAGCCAGCAGCACCTGAAGCCTCTGAGCAGCTGGTCCAGACTGGTTTGTCTCTTCAGCTCCCCACAGGTCAAGTTCTACTGGAATATCGTGTCTTACTtcgccttcctcttcctgtttgctGTGGTGCTCATGATCGACTTCCAGGCTACGCCCTCTGTAGGGGAGCTGCTGCTCTACATCTGGCTGATGTCTCTAGTGTTTGAGGAGATCAGACAG CTCTTTCATGATCCTGATGGTTTTGGGTTTCGTAAGAAAGCCAAGATGTACATCCACGACCTGTGGAATATTTTAGACGTCCTCTCCGCCCTCCTGTTTATTATTGGCCTCGCTTTTAG GCTGACGTCCGAGCTGTTCTACGCGGGTAAAATCCTCCTCTGCATCGACTTTGTGGTCTTCTGCCTCCGCCTCATGGCCATCTTCACTATCAGCCGAACTCTGGGACCCAAAATCATCATAGTCAGGAGGATG ATGACGGActtgttcttcttcatgttCCTGCTGAGTATCTGGGTGGTGGCGTACGGCGTGGCCAAACAAGGCATACTCATCCACAACGACAATCGGCTGGACTGGATTGTCCGTGGGGCAGTGTACGAGCCATACCTCATCATATTTGGAGATTTCCCCTCCAATATTGATA ATACTGCGTTTGACATCGACTCCTGCACCATGAACGGCACCGATCCCCTGAAGCCCAAGTGTCCAGTGCTGAATGAAAACCAAACGCCAGCCTTCCCTGAGTGGCTCACCATCATCATGCTTTGTATTTACTTGCTCTTTGCCAACATACTGCTGCTCAACCTGCTCATAGCCATCTTCAA TTTCACGTTCCAGCAAGTGCAGGACAACACCGACCGAATATGGAAGTTTCAAAGATATGAGCTCATTAAGGAGTACCACAGCCGCCCAGCCGCCCCGCCTCCCTTCATCATCCTCGGCCACCTCTACCTCTTCATCAGACATGTTGTGCTGTGCAAGCCGCCCGTCAGGTCCAAGGAGTTCA ATAATAAGCTTTCTGAGATAGAGGACGAGGACCTGTTGTCCTGGGAGGCGCTGATGAAAGACAGATACCTGATATCCACAAAGCAGGAGCAGAGTCAGAGCATGGAGCGACGCATCCTGGACACAGCCCAAAA GGTTACGACAATAGCAGATCGGttggagagggaagaggagccgAGCTCTGCTGCCATGGTGAAGAGACTGGCCCGATTAGAGGAGCAG GTTGCCCTGTCAACCCGAGCCCTGCAGTGGATTATGGACAATCTGAAATCTCTGAATCCTGCCACAAAAGAAGCACAATCACTGA CATCACCTACAACAGATGAAACCCCTGACACTTTGATAAATGTGTCCGAGAAAGAGGACGGGTTCCACGTGAACGCCCGTCGGTTTCACTATCCAAACAGCAAGATCCGGCGCTTCCCTGTGCCGGAGGAGAAAGTGCCCTGGGAG GTCAGTTTCAGCTCCTACAACCCAACTCATTATGCCTCCGAAGACAGTGGGGACCATGTGGATGG ATTGAAATCCGAGGCAAAAGATAATTACAG AAACCCAGGAGGGAGGACTGGCCTCAGGGGACGAGGTGCACTCAGCCAACTGGGTCCAAATCTGAACCTAGACCTTATTGTCACACG ctggcGAGACAGTGAGAGATCTGCTTTGGAGTATCTGGCAGTCTGGGACGAGAGCCAAAGAAACTTGGCTTTTCCTGGG GGACCCGTCCAACCTGATGGTCTGCTGCCTGTGACGCTCAAGAAAACCATGGGAAAGACACTGTTTGAGAAACTAAATGCAAAAGTGTCAGAGGGAACAAAG GTGTCTGAGGGTTATGTAGATGACTGCAGGAACACAGATGACGCCTGGGTGGAAACCACCGTCCTAAACATTCACCTGGACAGAAACAGCCATGTGATG TTGGTGAGCGGCCACGGCTTTCCTCAGTGGCAGGAGGTGAGCAGCAAAACCAGACTGGGCTCACACCAAAGAGACTCTCTGCGGCAGGTCGCCGGGCTGCACAAGATCAAGTTCTGA